Genomic DNA from Theropithecus gelada isolate Dixy chromosome 1, Tgel_1.0, whole genome shotgun sequence:
ACCAGACTGACCTGGTAGGTCCTGGGACTGCCACTTTCCTGGGGGGCTGCAGATTGCTGCGAGTGGCACCCGTGACAGGAAGATTTGGTCGCTGGGAAACAGGAACTTCACGGGGTTAACAAAAGAAATGAGTTAGCAGCAAATTTAACTGACCTCGAAAAGAAATACTGGATGAAGGAAGCGAGTGTGGGATTAGTACTCTCCCCCGTGACCATGAGGTATTTGAAAACTAAGACTCAGACTCTGTCCAGCCCCATGTCCTCTCTGTAACTCAGTCTCCCCATCTTCCAATCGAATTGCAATGAGGATGGCAAAAGTGGCCACTGTTGCCAGCTCTGGGAGGGTGAGGACATGCTGGGCAAGGGCAGGAATTCTTCCCCCTGATCTCTTACCCTTGTGTCCACTTTCCCGCACTCTGTGTCCTGCAGCGCTTGGTCTTGGAAGCCCTTTTCGAGTTGACACAGAATCCGGAGGTAGGGCACCTCTGCCAGGTGGCACACTCCGGCTGGTGAGTGGCATTTGGCTGGCAGGCCTGGGGATGGCTGAGGGAATGGGCAGTTGACTGGAAGATTTAGCAGCTGCTCCCTGTGGCCGGGGCAGGCGTTGAGAGTTGCTGGCAGAAGGCTGTGGGGCCAGGACTGATCTGACGGGGGCGGGTGGGCCTGGTGGAGAGGTGTGGAGAAATTTCAGAGTCAGTCCCACCAACTCTCCACTCCCACTCACCCACAACTTGGCTGCTCAGGTGTCCTCACTGGCTGCTGCTCTCCCACTGGGCCCGGCTCTCCCCCGGACTGGGGGAGTCGATCGGGTAAGAGGAGAAGATGCTGGGCTTTTGGATGCAGGGAACAGATTGCAAGTGGGTGACTCCTgaaacacaaagagagagagaaaaaaaagattagagtGGAAAAAATATCTGTTCTGTGGCTTAAGGAATTAAGAAATAGAGGTGGAGAGTTGTCTACATCCCAGTAAGGAAGGGTAGAAGTTAGCTGCTAATATCACCATAACCATCACTATTGCCCATACCATTTATTGAGTTTATTATAGACATTACAGAGCTCATACTCAGACACTGTGGTAAGAGTTTTGGTTCTCTTTTTTCATGGTTCTCATTTAATTCCAACGATTCTAGATGTAGAAATATTATCCCCGTTTTACCAATAAGGAAACCACTCCCTGCCTGCATCATGGCACGCACGAGTCTGGGGCACACCTCCAACTCAACCCTCTCCACTCACCCTCTTCATGTTGGAGGGCCTCTTTCCAGATGTTGTCCGGAGAGCCCTGACTGACCCCTTCCTATCACTGCTCCGGAGTCGAGGCGTCAGGCTGCTTGGGGAGGGGGTACTCCGAGCCAAAGAGTTCACAGTTGGCAGCAGGTCTCTGACAGGACTGTCCTTCAGCACAAAGGTCTCCCGCCGAGGACTGGGCTTCACTCGGCGAGGCCCCAGGCCCTCGCTTGCGCTCTCCCGCTCCTGCAGGGCACACTGCTCCAGCTGGGCGGCCAGCCGGTTGGCCTCATCGAGGATCTCCTCCAGTTTCTCTGGGCTGAGGGGGCCTAGGCTGAGCCTCACACCCTGGGGGGCAGGAGCCACGGCATTTGGGTCACTTCGGTGGGAGAGGCCCCGTCGAAGTGGTTTCTCTGGAGTCACCAACACTGTTATGTCTTCCTCCTcgcggctgaggcaggaaacaAACCAGGCATCATGCCCGTGCAAAAGAGAACAGGAGATTATGCAAGGGAGACTGCACAAAAGCCCCACAACAGAGCCAGGGACATGACCCTAGGCCCTGATGCCCATGCCGGCTGTGAGCTGTGGCCTCTGGGTGATGAGAAACCAGGTTCTATGGGGCCTAATAGGCCTTTAGCATTTACGGACATCAGAAATGATGCCAGGATGGAGATGCAGCAAATCCACTTACCCTTTTTCTTAACACCCTGAAATCTAACTCCagcttctcccttctctccccactACCAGTAGTGTCATAGAGGCCCAAGTCAGCCAGCCGCCCAGCAGCCCCAAGTGCGCCAAACCTTGCTAAATTACCAACCCAAGCCCCAGAGGCCAGTAATTCAGCAGTAAGGGGTTAGAGACAAAGAGGTACTGTTAGAGGAAAATAAGTGGGATAAAGAGGTGGTACCTGTCAGATGGTGACAGCCCCCCAAAGTCCAAGGTCTCATCCACAATAAACCTTACATCTGAAGGGGAAAGAAGAATGAAGGCCAGTCATGGGTTCCTGATGCAGCTCTCCATCGCTGGGTCTCACTCCTCCCtctcattcttccctccctcctttccttacCTTCCTCCAAATCCTCCATGTCCAGCCAGCAGGAGCGAGAGTCCAGTTAGATCTGAGCTGGAGAGAAACAATACCTTTCCTCAGTATCCTTTCTGCCCAAGTCTCGCAGCTAGATTCAGGGTGCAAGCCAGGGGCGGGGGTCATGCTGGAGGCAAAGCAAGCACCTAGGAGTGGCACCTCCCGCATAACTACTCCTGCTACCTCCAGGAAAGATACGGAGGGCTCCCCCAACTGCCCAGATTGCCCTGGAGCCGCCCCGCATCCTGGCCTCTCCTCACTGGGAGCGGTCTGCACGCCTCATCTTCCTCCCCGCCACTAGCCTCAGGGTTCTGCACTCCCCAAGCCACCTTTCTACTCCCCTGGATATCACACGCAAAGCACACCTTCAGCCCACCCTGTTTCCACTTCCCGCGCCGCCTTATCTTCCACGCAACAGGCTTTCTCCCGCAACCTAGTCCCGGGAATCAGCTCCGAGGGGGCGGGGCTCCTTTCGAAtctctcaggccccacccactCAAGCCATACGCGCACTGTGATTGGTGAATCTTCAGGGGGCGGGGCAGCGGAGCTGCCGGCCGGAAGTCAGTCGATGGGGGCGGTGGGAGAACCGTTCCCAGAAGACTCCGTCCCGGGCGGCCAACGCGGAGCCGAGGGTTGAGGCCACGAGTGCGCGT
This window encodes:
- the PSRC1 gene encoding proline/serine-rich coiled-coil protein 1; translated protein: MEDLEEDVRFIVDETLDFGGLSPSDSREEEDITVLVTPEKPLRRGLSHRSDPNAVAPAPQGVRLSLGPLSPEKLEEILDEANRLAAQLEQCALQERESASEGLGPRRVKPSPRRETFVLKDSPVRDLLPTVNSLARSTPSPSSLTPRLRSSDRKGSVRALRTTSGKRPSNMKRESPTCNLFPASKSPASSPLTRSTPPVRGRAGPSGRAAASPPAPVRSVLAPQPSASNSQRLPRPQGAAAKSSSQLPIPSAIPRPASQMPLTSRSVPPGRGALPPDSVSTRKGLPRPSAAGHRVRESGHKVPVSQRPNLPVTGATRSNLQPPRKVAVPGPTR